One Armatimonadota bacterium genomic window carries:
- a CDS encoding S-methyl-5'-thioadenosine phosphorylase has product MHQRAEIGVFGGSGFYSLLQNVEEVKVDTPYGAPSDSVFLATVSGRKVAFLPRHGRHHTLPPHKVNYRANVWAMRSLGCQAIISPCAAGSLQKHVEPTHFVVCDQFVDRTKGRLDTFYDGPIVTHVSPADMYDKELRRIAVETIRENGITCHDGGTVVVIQGPRFSTKSESKWFHDQGWEVINMTQYPEAYLCHELGMGVVNISLITDYDSGVHAGTEAVNATDVLEVFKANSEKIKKVVLDMIGKMPQDLSTIGHRQALQYTRGDGHAMSENDVRLFELLE; this is encoded by the coding sequence TTGCATCAAAGAGCTGAGATAGGAGTATTTGGAGGATCAGGCTTTTACAGCCTGCTACAGAACGTTGAGGAGGTCAAGGTGGATACACCGTATGGCGCTCCAAGCGACTCGGTCTTTTTGGCCACCGTCAGCGGAAGGAAGGTCGCCTTCCTGCCCCGCCACGGACGCCACCACACCCTGCCCCCGCACAAGGTGAATTACCGAGCCAACGTCTGGGCCATGCGCTCCCTCGGCTGTCAAGCAATCATTAGTCCCTGCGCCGCCGGTTCACTTCAAAAGCATGTCGAACCCACGCACTTCGTGGTCTGCGATCAGTTCGTAGACCGCACCAAAGGGCGACTGGACACCTTCTACGACGGGCCGATCGTCACCCACGTCTCGCCCGCCGACATGTACGATAAGGAGCTTCGTCGAATCGCTGTCGAAACTATCCGTGAAAATGGCATCACCTGCCACGATGGCGGCACCGTCGTCGTAATCCAGGGCCCGCGCTTCAGCACCAAGTCCGAATCCAAGTGGTTCCACGATCAAGGCTGGGAAGTCATCAACATGACCCAATACCCTGAGGCTTATCTCTGCCACGAGCTCGGCATGGGCGTCGTCAACATTTCGCTCATCACCGACTACGATAGTGGCGTCCACGCCGGAACCGAAGCGGTCAACGCTACCGATGTGCTGGAGGTCTTCAAGGCGAACTCCGAAAAGATCAAAAAGGTTGTCTTGGACATGATCGGCAAGATGCCGCAGGACCTCAGTACCATCGGCCACCGACAAGCGCTCCAATACACCCGAGGCGACGGCCACGCAATGTCCGAAAATGACGTCCGTCTCTTCGAACTTCTAGAGTAG
- a CDS encoding ABC transporter permease subunit: MQRKKLKDPLVWAGIVFMSLLILFAIFGPMIPTGMKEPVLDPVGSPHMPYGTPHAPLGTDEIGRSFLQRIAYGARVSLLIGFAVQTINLTFGVFMGVVSTFAPRWIAVPVMRLTDGMFAFPDILLAILIIGILGPGWLPVIVALSVTGWPSMARLTKTTLASIKEREFVVAARATGASTPYLVMKHLLPQISGILLAVSMIDLAGTILAESTLSFLGIGVQMPTPSWGGLINNARVQLNSYPTEIIAPCLVLSLTVFALNFIGDGLRAYFDPKSRNA, encoded by the coding sequence ATGCAACGAAAGAAGCTGAAAGATCCGTTGGTTTGGGCCGGGATCGTGTTCATGTCCCTGTTGATCCTGTTTGCGATTTTCGGGCCGATGATCCCGACGGGGATGAAAGAGCCGGTCCTGGATCCGGTGGGGAGTCCGCATATGCCTTATGGGACGCCGCATGCCCCGCTCGGGACGGACGAGATCGGCCGATCCTTCCTCCAGCGCATCGCTTATGGTGCGCGAGTTAGTTTGTTGATCGGGTTTGCGGTGCAGACGATCAACCTAACGTTTGGCGTCTTTATGGGCGTCGTGAGCACGTTCGCGCCGCGGTGGATTGCGGTTCCCGTGATGCGGTTGACGGACGGCATGTTTGCGTTTCCCGACATCCTGTTAGCGATTTTGATCATCGGGATTCTTGGGCCTGGATGGTTACCGGTTATCGTGGCTTTGTCGGTGACGGGATGGCCATCGATGGCGCGGTTGACGAAGACAACCCTGGCGAGCATCAAGGAACGTGAATTCGTGGTGGCGGCGCGGGCTACGGGCGCTTCGACGCCCTATCTGGTGATGAAGCATCTGTTGCCGCAGATCTCGGGGATCTTGCTGGCGGTTTCGATGATTGATCTGGCGGGCACGATTTTGGCCGAGAGCACGCTGAGCTTTTTGGGCATCGGCGTCCAGATGCCGACGCCGAGCTGGGGCGGTTTGATCAACAACGCGCGGGTACAGTTGAACTCGTATCCGACGGAGATCATTGCGCCGTGTTTGGTTTTGAGCTTGACGGTGTTTGCCTTGAACTTTATTGGTGATGGGTTGCGAGCGTATTTCGATCCGAAGTCGCGAAACGCGTAG
- a CDS encoding ATP-binding cassette domain-containing protein yields MTLAVSMQGISKRYGTVQALDDVTFEVEQGTIHALVGENGAGKTTLMRALYGAMQPDAGAITIKGRTADLHSSADAIKAGVGMVSQHYGIIGELSNLENLVLGAEGSPILDKASMTTRATELASKMGFEFDWSAESSTLSPAGGQKLEILKLLWRSSRIMILDEPTAMLSPQDSDALYTSLKQLAYEGATVIVVTHRIAEVFDHCRRVTVLRGGKKIADHEVADVTPEQLAQEIVGGEVIERPEPKASTKNNVRLHIDQLSVKGSKGQIAVKEVSLKVKAGQLVGIAGVDGNGQRELFQALIGVVKPVSGNFTFDGNQWDSEPSQTRIAEGLRIIPEDRHDEGVVEDWSLYENSALGLQRLPEFRRLTRAMREEAVVMAEMFNTKHGKLSDAMGSLSGGNQQRFVAGRALRISPQMILAFQPARGLDLNSTTKVYQEIRRACDQGACAIVVSFDLDELLDFCDRIVVMCHGHLSEPMSHEARDRNAIGRLMVGAA; encoded by the coding sequence ATGACCCTCGCCGTCTCGATGCAGGGAATTTCCAAGCGGTACGGGACGGTGCAGGCACTCGATGACGTCACATTCGAGGTCGAACAAGGAACCATCCACGCCCTCGTCGGCGAAAACGGAGCCGGGAAAACCACCCTCATGCGCGCCCTCTACGGTGCGATGCAACCCGATGCGGGCGCCATCACCATCAAAGGTAGAACCGCCGATCTTCACTCATCCGCCGACGCCATCAAGGCCGGGGTCGGCATGGTCAGCCAGCACTACGGCATCATCGGTGAGCTCTCCAACCTAGAAAACCTAGTCCTCGGCGCCGAAGGTTCACCGATCCTCGACAAGGCATCGATGACGACAAGGGCCACCGAACTCGCGTCCAAGATGGGTTTCGAATTCGACTGGTCCGCCGAGTCGTCCACACTCAGTCCTGCCGGTGGACAAAAGCTTGAAATCCTTAAACTCTTGTGGCGCAGCAGCAGAATCATGATCCTCGACGAGCCGACGGCGATGCTCTCGCCGCAGGACTCTGACGCCCTGTACACAAGCCTCAAGCAACTCGCCTACGAAGGCGCGACCGTCATCGTCGTCACTCACCGAATCGCTGAAGTCTTCGACCATTGCCGACGCGTCACCGTTCTTCGCGGCGGCAAAAAGATCGCCGATCACGAAGTCGCCGACGTCACGCCCGAGCAACTAGCCCAAGAAATCGTCGGCGGGGAAGTCATCGAGCGACCCGAACCCAAAGCCTCGACCAAGAACAACGTCCGCCTCCACATCGACCAACTATCGGTCAAAGGCTCCAAGGGCCAAATCGCCGTCAAAGAAGTCAGCCTCAAGGTCAAAGCCGGACAACTCGTCGGCATCGCCGGGGTCGACGGCAACGGCCAGCGCGAACTCTTTCAAGCCCTCATCGGCGTCGTCAAACCCGTCTCTGGCAACTTCACGTTCGATGGCAACCAATGGGATTCCGAGCCGAGCCAAACCCGCATCGCCGAGGGCCTTCGCATCATCCCCGAAGACCGCCACGACGAAGGCGTGGTCGAAGATTGGTCGCTCTACGAAAACAGCGCCCTGGGCCTCCAACGCCTCCCCGAATTCCGCAGGCTCACCCGAGCCATGCGCGAGGAAGCGGTCGTCATGGCCGAAATGTTCAACACCAAGCACGGAAAGCTATCCGATGCGATGGGGAGCCTCAGCGGCGGCAACCAACAGCGCTTCGTTGCTGGACGCGCCCTCCGCATCAGCCCCCAAATGATCCTGGCTTTCCAGCCCGCCCGCGGCCTCGACCTCAACTCGACCACCAAGGTCTACCAAGAAATCCGCCGAGCCTGCGATCAGGGCGCGTGCGCCATCGTGGTCAGCTTTGACCTCGACGAACTCCTCGACTTCTGTGACCGCATTGTCGTCATGTGCCATGGCCACCTCTCCGAGCCCATGTCTCACGAAGCCCGTGACCGCAACGCCATCGGCCGCCTCATGGTAGGTGCGGCGTGA
- the rpiB gene encoding ribose 5-phosphate isomerase B, with translation MKIVLGSDHAGIELRRWLVSHLRADGHECTEVGAPDESSYDYPDASDELAKVLNSTDTDYGIIICGTGIGVSIRANRYPYLRCALCTTEYMASMAREHNDANVLALGARVLGTEQALAIVKTFIATKASEIPRHQARVRKLSAPI, from the coding sequence ATGAAAATCGTCCTCGGATCAGACCACGCCGGCATCGAACTTCGCCGCTGGCTAGTCTCCCACCTCCGCGCCGACGGCCACGAATGCACCGAGGTCGGAGCCCCCGACGAGTCCTCCTACGACTACCCGGACGCCTCGGACGAACTGGCAAAAGTGCTGAACTCGACCGATACCGACTACGGAATCATCATCTGCGGGACGGGGATTGGAGTAAGCATCCGCGCAAATCGTTATCCATATCTTCGCTGTGCCTTATGCACGACGGAGTACATGGCCTCGATGGCGCGAGAGCACAATGATGCCAATGTTCTCGCGTTGGGGGCGCGAGTGTTGGGAACGGAACAGGCGTTGGCCATCGTTAAGACTTTTATCGCCACCAAGGCAAGCGAAATACCTAGGCATCAAGCGCGGGTTCGGAAGCTAAGCGCGCCAATTTAG
- a CDS encoding ABC transporter permease subunit, with translation MQLIKALFLRLAFGAVSLLIISFVTFVASAMAPGDPARYIAGEKATEAQYQRIREQMGLNKPLMTRYGIYLSDIAHGDWGKSYQGVHEPVADILKRTVPMTAKVAILAIILASTIGITLGTIAAIRENRFADRSILTISTLGVTLPNFVLAPILVYIFAVKLDRLPVGWDVELRAPEWMYLLLPVIVLSLRPMAMLTRLTRAAMVETLRQEFIRTGIAKGVPPFRLYTKYALRNAILPVVTTIGTTFGFLLTGSFVVERFFIMPGIGSRTIEAILSNDVPVVQACVLVTGAMFVLVNTIVDLLLPILDPRIREAQV, from the coding sequence GTGCAATTGATCAAGGCTCTTTTTCTACGCCTCGCATTTGGCGCGGTAAGCCTCTTGATCATCTCCTTCGTCACGTTTGTTGCCTCGGCGATGGCACCGGGCGATCCCGCCCGGTATATCGCGGGCGAGAAGGCTACGGAGGCCCAGTACCAGCGAATCCGCGAACAGATGGGTCTGAATAAGCCGCTGATGACGCGGTATGGCATCTATCTTTCCGACATCGCGCACGGGGACTGGGGTAAGAGCTACCAAGGCGTGCATGAGCCGGTGGCCGACATTTTGAAGCGCACGGTTCCGATGACAGCTAAGGTCGCGATCTTGGCGATCATTCTGGCCTCGACGATCGGCATTACGCTGGGGACGATCGCGGCGATACGCGAGAACCGCTTTGCGGATCGGAGCATCCTCACGATTTCGACTTTAGGGGTTACTCTGCCTAATTTTGTGTTGGCGCCGATCTTGGTGTACATTTTCGCGGTCAAATTGGACCGGTTGCCGGTGGGTTGGGATGTGGAACTGCGCGCGCCGGAGTGGATGTATCTGCTGTTGCCGGTCATCGTGCTTTCTCTGCGGCCGATGGCGATGCTGACGCGACTGACACGGGCCGCGATGGTGGAGACGTTGCGGCAGGAGTTCATTCGAACCGGCATTGCGAAAGGTGTTCCGCCATTTCGGCTTTACACCAAGTACGCGCTTCGCAATGCGATTCTGCCGGTGGTAACGACGATCGGCACGACGTTCGGGTTCTTGCTGACCGGCTCTTTTGTGGTGGAGAGATTCTTCATCATGCCGGGCATCGGCAGTCGAACCATCGAGGCGATTTTGAGCAACGACGTGCCGGTAGTTCAGGCGTGCGTGTTGGTGACGGGTGCGATGTTCGTGCTGGTCAACACGATTGTGGACCTGTTGCTACCGATTCTCGACCCACGCATTCGGGAGGCTCAGGTTTAG
- a CDS encoding PDZ domain-containing protein gives MKIAKLIAFGVALPACFSFGYFWQDIKNGQFSIGQRDRLLGIKTNGTGLSDEEVFERNYARIYADYIKHLDKTELKYSAMTGLVSSLGDPHTNFFVPKVNSEFRDETQGKFYGIGARLLPDPLGVKVVSVFTDGPADKAGIKGGDVVIAVNGKDVGGMNSDDIVLLIKGEENTTVRLRVVRPNVKDPIDFSMKREKVVPPNVESKYIADQNIGYIKILNFALEVPEQFDRELKAVESHNIKGLIIDLRDNPGGALEAAVSVLSHWVDGDVIVKLRDRAGNEVPTNAETGELHEFKYPVVVLVNEDSASAAEIMAGVLKDYGKAKLVGTHTYGKFSVQTVYGQRDGAGIKLTIARYYLPKSGALTRKVDEEGAYISGGIQPDVQVDLNPDVEFDPTTMDKDAQFAKAVDVINGKPN, from the coding sequence ATGAAAATCGCCAAACTGATCGCTTTCGGCGTCGCCCTTCCAGCCTGTTTCTCGTTCGGCTACTTCTGGCAGGACATCAAAAACGGCCAATTTTCCATTGGCCAGCGAGACCGCCTGCTGGGCATCAAAACCAACGGCACCGGCCTCTCCGATGAGGAAGTCTTCGAGCGCAACTACGCCCGCATCTATGCCGATTACATCAAGCACCTCGACAAGACCGAGTTGAAGTATTCCGCCATGACCGGTCTCGTGTCCTCGCTCGGCGACCCGCACACCAACTTCTTCGTCCCCAAGGTCAACTCCGAGTTCCGCGATGAGACCCAGGGCAAGTTCTACGGCATCGGCGCACGCCTGCTCCCCGATCCGCTCGGCGTCAAGGTCGTCTCCGTCTTCACCGACGGCCCGGCCGACAAGGCCGGCATCAAAGGTGGCGACGTAGTCATCGCCGTAAACGGCAAGGATGTTGGCGGAATGAACTCGGACGACATCGTCCTCCTCATCAAAGGTGAAGAGAACACGACGGTACGCCTGCGCGTCGTTCGCCCGAACGTCAAAGACCCGATCGACTTCTCAATGAAGCGCGAAAAGGTCGTCCCGCCCAACGTCGAAAGCAAGTACATCGCCGACCAAAACATCGGCTATATCAAGATTCTCAACTTCGCCCTCGAGGTGCCCGAGCAGTTCGATCGTGAGCTTAAAGCCGTCGAATCGCACAACATCAAGGGCCTCATCATCGACCTTCGCGACAACCCGGGTGGCGCGCTTGAAGCCGCCGTCTCGGTCCTTAGCCATTGGGTCGATGGCGATGTCATCGTCAAGCTCCGCGACCGGGCAGGCAACGAAGTGCCCACCAACGCGGAAACTGGCGAACTGCATGAATTCAAGTATCCGGTCGTCGTCCTCGTCAACGAGGATTCGGCCAGTGCTGCCGAGATCATGGCCGGTGTCCTCAAAGACTACGGCAAGGCCAAGCTGGTCGGCACCCACACGTACGGTAAATTCTCGGTCCAGACGGTGTACGGCCAACGCGACGGTGCAGGCATCAAGCTGACGATCGCTCGGTACTACCTGCCGAAGTCGGGCGCACTCACTCGCAAAGTAGACGAGGAAGGCGCTTACATCAGCGGCGGAATCCAACCCGATGTGCAGGTTGATCTCAACCCCGATGTCGAATTCGATCCGACGACGATGGACAAAGACGCCCAATTCGCAAAAGCTGTGGACGTCATCAACGGCAAACCAAACTAA
- a CDS encoding glutamate--tRNA ligase, which produces MSVRVRFAPSPTGLLHVGALRTVLFDYLFARNKGGQCILRIEDTDRTRYNPDSEHEFVETLRWVGIEFDEGPHIGGPKGPYRQSERKEAGIYAEWIKVLEEKGHAYKAFDTSEELDQMREFQQINKRQIGYFGGDWRDADAAKVESAIAEGKPYVIRMRIPRDRKIVVQDVIRGRIEFDSNVLPDPVLIKADGMPTYHFAAMVDDHLMEITHILRGEEWIPTSPIHALLFENFGWEPPIFVHCPVIVGADGKKLSKRHGATRVLDYMAQGYLKSALKNFIALIGWSPGNDEEVMSEEDLIRSFSLDGLQPSPGRFDMEKLRWLNGVRIRSMSPEEVLAEMEALYSESYTKQYWDAFLDEDTPPNQPKKDGKKIWAQFENLILFARKDREYALKCIKEEQERVTNLIEFGEACEFFIVEEPPMDQKAVDKWFGQPHVRPLLEHIKATCGTEQLTVDEYRERLTQFQLDNGFEKLGPIVHPTRVALTGKTAGPGLFELMSVLGPDRITQRVNRALSML; this is translated from the coding sequence ATGTCCGTTCGTGTCCGTTTTGCTCCCAGTCCTACGGGTTTGCTCCACGTGGGAGCTCTCCGCACCGTTTTGTTCGACTACCTTTTTGCCCGCAACAAGGGCGGTCAATGTATCTTACGCATAGAGGATACCGACAGAACACGATACAACCCGGATAGCGAGCACGAATTCGTCGAAACTCTTCGCTGGGTCGGCATCGAGTTCGACGAAGGGCCCCATATCGGCGGGCCAAAAGGACCGTATCGGCAGTCCGAGCGCAAAGAGGCTGGCATCTACGCCGAGTGGATCAAGGTTCTCGAAGAGAAGGGCCACGCCTACAAGGCGTTCGACACCTCCGAAGAGCTCGACCAGATGCGCGAGTTCCAGCAGATCAACAAACGGCAGATCGGTTACTTCGGTGGCGACTGGCGCGACGCCGATGCCGCTAAGGTCGAATCCGCCATCGCAGAAGGGAAGCCGTACGTTATTCGCATGAGGATCCCGCGCGATCGCAAAATCGTCGTGCAAGACGTTATTCGCGGCCGAATCGAGTTCGACTCCAACGTCCTCCCCGATCCCGTGCTTATCAAGGCAGACGGCATGCCAACCTACCACTTCGCCGCCATGGTGGACGATCACCTGATGGAAATCACCCATATCCTCCGCGGCGAGGAGTGGATTCCGACGTCGCCCATCCACGCGCTCCTCTTCGAGAACTTCGGCTGGGAGCCGCCGATTTTCGTCCACTGCCCGGTCATCGTCGGCGCCGATGGCAAAAAGCTCAGCAAGCGCCACGGCGCAACCCGCGTGCTCGACTACATGGCGCAGGGCTATCTCAAGTCGGCGCTCAAGAATTTCATCGCCCTCATCGGCTGGTCCCCTGGCAACGACGAAGAGGTCATGTCCGAGGAAGATCTGATCCGCTCGTTCAGCCTGGACGGCCTTCAGCCTTCGCCCGGTCGCTTCGACATGGAGAAGCTTCGCTGGCTAAACGGCGTGCGCATCCGCTCGATGTCACCCGAAGAGGTTCTCGCCGAGATGGAAGCGCTTTATAGCGAGTCCTATACCAAGCAGTATTGGGATGCCTTCCTCGATGAGGACACGCCCCCCAATCAGCCCAAGAAGGATGGCAAAAAAATCTGGGCGCAGTTCGAAAACCTCATCCTCTTTGCCCGCAAAGACCGCGAATACGCCCTCAAGTGCATCAAAGAAGAGCAGGAGCGTGTCACTAACCTCATCGAATTCGGGGAGGCATGCGAATTCTTCATCGTCGAAGAGCCGCCGATGGACCAGAAGGCCGTTGACAAATGGTTTGGCCAGCCCCACGTCCGACCGTTGCTGGAGCATATCAAGGCCACCTGTGGAACCGAACAGCTCACCGTTGACGAGTACCGCGAACGCCTCACCCAGTTCCAACTGGACAACGGGTTCGAAAAGCTCGGCCCCATCGTGCACCCGACACGTGTCGCCCTAACCGGAAAAACCGCCGGCCCCGGCCTCTTCGAACTCATGTCCGTCCTCGGCCCCGACCGAATCACCCAACGAGTCAACCGCGCCCTCTCCATGCTGTAA
- a CDS encoding ABC transporter permease, with protein sequence MVDFLLQTVTMSAPLILMAMAGYMSERSGVINIGLEGKMLTACFVCAAFAPRFGAIGGVALAIVAGIIISLLHWTLTQVYRIDHIISGMAINLLASGGTAFLVGSGIGKDILSDAQRLPLPLYYGLAIVSPIILYAVANRTRFGLRHKSVGSDPDKARLLGINPQTVRFGALICTGIFSGIAGSLLVTETSAFTKDMTSGRGYIALAALILGGWRPIPAALSCLLFGFATAVQIQMSGKPLFGMEIPSEIWKMLPYIVTLLALAGLLGRNRTPAGLGKH encoded by the coding sequence ATGGTTGATTTCCTCCTTCAAACCGTCACCATGTCCGCGCCGCTCATCCTCATGGCGATGGCAGGATACATGAGCGAACGGTCCGGCGTCATCAACATCGGGCTCGAAGGCAAAATGCTCACTGCCTGCTTTGTCTGTGCCGCCTTCGCACCGCGTTTCGGAGCAATCGGCGGAGTCGCCCTCGCCATCGTCGCCGGAATCATCATCAGCCTCCTCCACTGGACGCTCACCCAGGTCTACCGCATCGACCATATCATCTCCGGCATGGCCATCAACCTCCTGGCCTCCGGTGGAACCGCCTTCCTCGTCGGCTCCGGCATCGGCAAAGACATCCTCAGTGACGCCCAACGACTCCCGCTCCCACTCTATTACGGCCTCGCTATCGTCTCGCCGATCATCCTCTACGCCGTAGCCAATCGCACTCGCTTTGGCCTTCGGCACAAAAGCGTCGGAAGCGATCCCGACAAAGCCCGTTTGCTCGGTATCAACCCCCAAACCGTCCGCTTCGGCGCGCTGATCTGCACCGGCATCTTCTCCGGCATCGCTGGCTCGCTCCTCGTCACCGAGACCTCTGCCTTCACCAAGGACATGACATCCGGTCGCGGCTACATCGCCCTCGCCGCCCTCATCCTCGGCGGCTGGCGACCCATCCCCGCCGCCCTCTCCTGTCTGCTCTTCGGTTTTGCAACCGCCGTCCAGATTCAGATGAGCGGCAAGCCGCTCTTCGGAATGGAAATTCCGTCCGAAATCTGGAAAATGTTGCCGTATATTGTAACGTTGTTGGCTCTCGCGGGGCTCCTGGGGCGAAACCGCACTCCCGCCGGGTTAGGGAAGCATTAA
- a CDS encoding DUF4339 domain-containing protein, whose amino-acid sequence MSEAAAWYYVGSFGQLGPLTLEQMEELIEGGVIEKSTYVWKPGMTDWLPAGHVTELLNSFKIMEPFASPPPIPGSTPPVSSPTPPQEGASIPGYRSVSMQTYGVNRTLVLPKSDKSRTLAGILQLLCPGLGRMYLGYAALGTIQLILTPITCFTLYLWSVVDGIMILSGKVRIDGYGRALED is encoded by the coding sequence ATGAGCGAAGCCGCCGCCTGGTACTACGTAGGCTCTTTTGGACAGCTAGGTCCGCTCACACTCGAACAGATGGAAGAACTGATCGAGGGTGGCGTGATCGAAAAGTCCACCTACGTTTGGAAACCGGGCATGACGGACTGGCTTCCGGCGGGACACGTGACCGAGCTTCTGAACTCCTTCAAGATCATGGAGCCGTTTGCGAGTCCGCCTCCGATTCCGGGTTCGACTCCGCCGGTTAGTTCCCCGACACCGCCCCAAGAAGGGGCCTCGATTCCCGGCTACCGGTCGGTTTCTATGCAGACGTACGGTGTGAACCGCACGCTGGTTTTGCCGAAGAGCGACAAAAGTCGGACTTTGGCGGGGATTCTGCAACTGCTGTGCCCAGGACTTGGGCGCATGTACCTCGGGTATGCGGCGCTGGGCACGATCCAGCTTATTTTGACTCCGATCACCTGCTTTACGCTGTATTTATGGTCGGTGGTGGACGGCATTATGATCCTGAGCGGCAAGGTTCGGATCGACGGATATGGCCGGGCGTTGGAAGACTGA
- a CDS encoding NAD-binding protein: MAKVGFVGLGVMGGPMAGHLLKAGHQLTVWNRTPGKADELAAQGATEAKSLQELAENCEIIFSCVGRSEDVAEVVRAMAPHAKPGTTFVDHSTIEPSMAKTLHEELKLKNLNFVDAPITGGSMGAKNGTLTIFCGGDHDVVAHAMTIMLPYTKRAERVGEAGQGQVMKLANQIAVGGALIGLCECLAFAEKAGLDIQQAHSMIGSGAGGSWAFENYGRMILNRDWTPGFSVKNQRKDFGYCEAAAGQMNADIPLTELVNRLLGVLQSQGREEDTTAALFEVYTQS, translated from the coding sequence ATGGCGAAGGTCGGTTTTGTCGGACTCGGTGTGATGGGCGGACCAATGGCGGGCCACCTCCTCAAAGCCGGACACCAACTCACCGTCTGGAACCGAACGCCCGGCAAAGCCGACGAGCTCGCCGCCCAGGGCGCGACCGAGGCAAAATCCCTCCAAGAGCTCGCCGAAAACTGCGAAATCATCTTTTCTTGCGTGGGTCGTAGCGAAGACGTCGCCGAGGTCGTCCGCGCGATGGCCCCCCACGCCAAACCAGGAACCACCTTCGTCGATCACTCGACCATCGAACCGTCGATGGCCAAAACCCTGCACGAGGAACTCAAGCTGAAGAACCTGAACTTCGTGGACGCCCCGATCACCGGCGGCTCGATGGGCGCGAAGAACGGAACCCTCACCATCTTCTGCGGCGGAGACCACGACGTCGTCGCCCACGCCATGACCATTATGCTCCCCTACACCAAGCGCGCCGAGCGCGTCGGTGAGGCCGGTCAGGGACAGGTGATGAAGCTCGCCAACCAGATCGCCGTTGGCGGCGCGCTGATCGGCTTGTGCGAATGCCTCGCCTTCGCCGAGAAAGCTGGCCTCGACATCCAGCAGGCCCACAGCATGATCGGAAGCGGCGCGGGCGGAAGCTGGGCATTCGAAAATTACGGACGCATGATCCTCAATCGTGACTGGACACCCGGATTCTCGGTCAAGAATCAGCGCAAGGATTTTGGCTACTGTGAGGCCGCTGCCGGGCAGATGAACGCCGATATTCCTCTGACCGAGCTCGTGAATCGCCTCCTCGGCGTCCTCCAGAGCCAGGGCCGCGAGGAAGACACCACCGCCGCCCTCTTCGAGGTGTACACCCAGTCATGA
- a CDS encoding ABC transporter substrate-binding protein, which yields MRPMRKHLLGVLLVAASFVAGCGQTQQYGGIPRTKSYHNVISLSPSTSELMSQFQIPLIGRSKADNWPAGLKSVPIVGDLKPDYEAIQRLHPDLILLDRDLYSSTEVEKLKAISEVQEIGSYTVDDYIKEVYELGNKLGNEDVISEYVDKVDRQRQTALGDKFKDPITAALIIPDSTGHEMIAGAKTFQADLIKIMGATPLGPDSKLFEPLNPESLMTMNPDFIIVAGEIKDFTADARFANLKAVKEKKLFGLPQDIILRRGARVDQAIYQGHKALSLLIRGD from the coding sequence ATGAGACCTATGCGCAAGCACTTGCTGGGCGTTCTTCTTGTTGCCGCGTCGTTCGTTGCGGGTTGCGGTCAAACACAACAGTACGGCGGAATTCCGCGAACCAAGTCGTACCACAATGTCATAAGCCTGAGTCCAAGCACCAGCGAACTGATGTCTCAGTTCCAAATTCCGCTTATCGGTCGCTCGAAAGCGGATAACTGGCCCGCCGGTCTCAAGTCGGTCCCTATCGTCGGCGATCTCAAGCCCGACTATGAGGCGATCCAGCGCTTGCATCCCGACCTCATTCTTCTCGACCGCGATCTGTACAGCAGTACGGAAGTCGAAAAGCTCAAAGCGATTTCCGAGGTGCAGGAAATCGGCTCATATACCGTCGACGACTATATCAAAGAAGTGTATGAGTTGGGCAATAAGCTCGGCAACGAAGACGTCATTTCCGAATACGTCGACAAGGTCGACAGGCAGCGCCAAACCGCCTTGGGCGACAAGTTCAAAGACCCGATCACCGCCGCGCTGATCATCCCGGACTCCACCGGCCACGAAATGATCGCTGGCGCCAAGACGTTCCAGGCCGACCTCATCAAGATCATGGGAGCCACTCCGCTCGGTCCCGATTCGAAGCTCTTCGAACCGCTCAATCCAGAGTCGCTCATGACGATGAATCCCGACTTCATCATCGTTGCCGGAGAAATCAAGGATTTCACCGCCGACGCCCGTTTCGCCAATCTAAAGGCCGTCAAGGAGAAGAAGCTGTTTGGGCTTCCCCAGGACATCATTCTTCGCCGAGGTGCCCGCGTGGACCAGGCCATCTACCAGGGTCACAAGGCCCTTTCGCTACTGATTAGAGGAGATTAA